In Candidatus Tectomicrobia bacterium, the genomic stretch TCATGGACACGCTCGATCAGGCGAGGCTCGAGCTCAGGCAGCGCGACTATGACGCCTGCGTCAACCTGGCCCAGCTGGCCCTGAACCAGATCGACCGGAATGCCGCGGAGGTCCCGTTCGGCGGGCGGCCGGGGAGCACCTTCGAGCAGCCGGCGGTTCCCGCGCCCCTGAATCCGGGTCGGGCCCCCGGCTACTAAATAGGAGATCGAGCGAGCCCGGGAAGAACGCAAGACCGGGCGGCGCGGGTTTCCCCGCGCCGCCCGTTTTTTGCGGCCACTTTCCAACATCACGAATCTATACTTTACATCGAATCGTAATTTTAGTAATATTAAGGACGTGGCGACCTATACGGTACGCATCAAGCGACAGGCGCTGAAGCAAATGAGGAGGTTGCCCACTCGCATTCGTCAGCAGGCGGAAACCATCATCGATTCTCTCGAGGAAGAGCCGACTCCCGCCGGTGCGAGGAAGCTCCGAGGACGGGCAAACACATGGCGAGTTCGTTTCGCGGAAAGCTATCGGCTGATATATGAGGTGCGCCGGTCTGAATTGATAGTGCTGGTCCTGAAAGTTGGACCGAGAGGAGACATCTACAAATAATCATCTGATCCTGCGCGAGCAGTGCAGGGAGGCGCGGAGGGAAAAGGGAAAATTATGAAGACAAGAATCGTCACCGCCGATGAGGCCAGGAAAAATTTCTCCGAGTTGCTGAACACGGCGACCTATTCGGGCGACCGGGTCGAGATCCGTCGCCGGGAGAAAGTGGCGGGATATCTCATTGGCCCGGAGGACATGAGGCTCCTTGAGGCCCTGGAGGACCGCCTAGACGCCGAGGACGCCGCGGCGGCGCTCTCGGAGCTGGAGCGTGGAGAGGACGAAACCATCCCCTGGAAAAAGGCCAAAAAGGAGTTGCGGGCGAAAATGACCCATGAAGAGTTCCTGGAGGAGGCGCGCGAAAACGGCCTTGAGGAACAGGCGGGTTGTCTCGCGTACGTCCGCGGAGGCGGCATGAAGGGGATCGTATGGAAAATCCCCGATCCCCCTAGCGGCAAGCCGGACTATCGCAGGTTCCTCGATAGGGTGTATGCCGACCTCCGCCGGAAACAAGGAAAATAAAACAGAGTCGGTTCAGCGCCCTCTTCCGTATCCCCCTCCTACTTCCTCCCCTTCACCGCGCAGAACCCCTGAGCACAATCCGCAGTACGTTTCGGGATGTCATTCCGAGCGAAGCGAGGAATCTGCTTGTGCGGCCACTAACAGCGATCCTTCTCTTGCAGTCTCGCAAGGAGTTCTATCGATCGTCTGAGCCTTTTTGTAAGCATCTGCGAATATGGCCCATCAATATGGGCCTGTTGCTCGTATCTACGAAGAATCGCTATTTCCCTTTCGTAATCCTTCTTCTTTCGAAAGATGATGGCGAGTTGCTCATATGGGAACGGAAAAACACCGAACCGATTTTTCTTGCTTTCTGCTTCTGCGACCCCCAGAAGTTGATTTAGAAGAGCTTCTGCCTCTTCAAACTTGCCCTCTCGTTTGAGCAATCTAATCTCTGCCATTTTGATGAAGAAATACTGCGGATCGCCCGGCCCTGGACTTGGTGGCGCTGTCGGATCGGCAAGCAACTTCAAATAGACTTTCACCAGCAATTTCGCATCACGCAATGCGCCATGTGTCACACGATCCGTGACGTCCACATTATACCGCTCACATACTGCATCCAAAGAAGAAGGATGCCCAGGGTACTTGCACCGAAATAACAACATGGTGTCAATGGCTCGATCTTGCGGCAAAGGTGGATACCCCGCCCGCGAAAACTCGGCATTCAAAAAGTTCAAATCAAATCTGGCATTGTGCATGATCAAAGCAGCATCGCCGAGAAATGTCAGCAATTTGTTTGCGACCCCCGAAAAGAACGGATGCTTCGAAAGAAATTTTCGTGTCAGTCCATGCACCTGACGCGCACCATCTGGAACATCTCGCTCAGGATTCAAATAAGAATGAAAAATCCTACCGCTAGGGGCGCGGTCGATTAATTCGATACAACCTATTTCGACAATGCGATGGCCGCTCTTAGCGCCAAGACCCGTCGTTTCTGTATCGAGCACGACCTCACGCACGGCTCTTGCACCTCAATAATTCTATTTCCCCTCACCTCTTCCCCTTCTTCACCGCGCAGAACCCCTGAGCCTCGATGCGGAAGGCGTTGTTGAACTTGGAGCGGAAGTTTTCC encodes the following:
- a CDS encoding type II toxin-antitoxin system RelE/ParE family toxin → MATYTVRIKRQALKQMRRLPTRIRQQAETIIDSLEEEPTPAGARKLRGRANTWRVRFAESYRLIYEVRRSELIVLVLKVGPRGDIYK
- a CDS encoding type II toxin-antitoxin system Phd/YefM family antitoxin, whose product is MKTRIVTADEARKNFSELLNTATYSGDRVEIRRREKVAGYLIGPEDMRLLEALEDRLDAEDAAAALSELERGEDETIPWKKAKKELRAKMTHEEFLEEARENGLEEQAGCLAYVRGGGMKGIVWKIPDPPSGKPDYRRFLDRVYADLRRKQGK
- the dnaQ gene encoding DNA polymerase III subunit epsilon, yielding MREVVLDTETTGLGAKSGHRIVEIGCIELIDRAPSGRIFHSYLNPERDVPDGARQVHGLTRKFLSKHPFFSGVANKLLTFLGDAALIMHNARFDLNFLNAEFSRAGYPPLPQDRAIDTMLLFRCKYPGHPSSLDAVCERYNVDVTDRVTHGALRDAKLLVKVYLKLLADPTAPPSPGPGDPQYFFIKMAEIRLLKREGKFEEAEALLNQLLGVAEAESKKNRFGVFPFPYEQLAIIFRKKKDYEREIAILRRYEQQAHIDGPYSQMLTKRLRRSIELLARLQEKDRC